The Saccharolobus shibatae B12 genomic interval AACTGGTTAAGATAATTGGTCTACCTTTAGATAAATTATCAGTAGCTAGTTGGGGAAATAGGATCGAGGCTTCACTAATAAGGACCGCTGCAAAATCTGAGGAATTAATCCCAATTCGAATGGATAATCCTAATCGTTCTTCAAAAATAAAGAAGACCGTTATTGAACCAAAAATTGGTATCTATAGCGATGTTTATGTTCTTGATATATCATCAGTTTATCTATCAGTAATAAGGAAATTCAATATAAGTCCAGATACTCTAGTCAAAGGGCAGTGCGATGATTGTTATGTGTCCACAATCTCTAATTACAAATTTAAGAAAGAACCGTCAGGTCTTTATAAAACATTTCTGGAAGAATTAAGTAATATTCAAGATACTAGAAAATCAAAGGTAATTGAAGAATTAATGTCATCATTTTATGATTATATTCATTGGATAAATTCAAGATGGTACTCAAGAGAGATTGCAAGTGCGGTAGACGAGTTAAGTTATGAAATAGGTAAGTTGGTTATAGATCTAATTAAAAACTCAGGTTTCGAAGTGATTTTAGCTAATGACTTTTTAGTATTTGTGAAAGGAGGATCTGGAGATAAGCTGAATGAATTGATATTTAAGATAAATAGCCTATACGATCTTAACCTTAAGGTAAGGAAGATCTACAGATCATTATTAATCTTAGGTAATGATAGGTATGCAGGGTTATTAGAAGGAGATAAGATAGATATTGCAAGAATAGGTAAAGAGGATAGGGATCTTTGTGAATTGGTTAGGAATGTAAAAAGAAAAGTTGTAGAAGAAATATTAATTAGTAAAGATGTTAAGAAAGCAGTAAAGTTAGTTAAGTCTGCTGTAATCAAGTTGAGGAGAGGGGAATTTGATATTGGGGAATTAATAACTTGGGTTCACATAGAAAAAGATTTTAGTGAGTACGATAAACAACTACCTTTTGTAGTTGCTGCAAGAAAGGCTATTCAATCTGGTTATTTAATATCTAAAGATTCAAGAATTGGTTATCTTATAGTAAAGGGTCATGGTAGTGTCCATGATCGTGCAGAACCTTTCTTCTTTGTCAAGGAGAAAAACAGAATAGATATAGAATATTACGTTGATCAACTACTCAGAGAATCTCTAAAGGTACTCACACCTTTAGGAGTAAGTGAAGAGAGTTTGAAAAAAACTAATATAACTGATATACTAGATATGTTCGGGGCTTCTAAGAAGAAATAATGTCGGTAAATGTTAATATATCGACGTTTTGTGGTCTCTTGTTTATTCCACCTATTCTAGCTCCTATTATCATCTTAATATTCTTTTGAGAGGCTAGATCTAGTAGTCTTTGAGTTATAACTCCATCAAATACTATATATGCTACTTTATTATCTTCGTAAGCCTCTAGCTTAGGTATTATATCTCGCACTTGAACTTTCTCAATTAAATTCCAATTATTATCGTAGAGAACACCCTCTAAAGTACCAGGAAGTTTTTTGATCTCTTCTAAAACATTCTGTGGTAAAGTTATCTGCACTAGCTGTTGTGTAGCTTCAGGTTGTATTGGTTTTTCTTCTTTTGCAATCACATTTTTAGCTATCGCTTGTTCTGCCTCCTGAATCTTCTTTAGATATTGAGTTAATGGCATCATATTAGATAGTGCTTTTGCGATCTCCTTCCCTGTTAACTCTTCTACTTCTCTCCCTACTGGTGCTCTTGCTACAAAATCTATCTTTACATTATTACTCAATAATTCTTTGAGTATTAGATCTCCACCATGATCTCCATCTAAAAACGCTATTACTGTCTTCTTCATCTTGGATAAGCTAACTACTGTTTCTGGTATCCTTGATGTTGCCCCTTCTACAGCTATTACGTTTTTATAACCATATCTTAGTAAGTTTATTACATCAGCTCTTCCCTCTACTATAATTAAATTAGGATCCTTATCCACATCTGGACCAGCGGGTAATCTTTCTGGTCCATACTCTGTTATTTCGCCTACCTTTACTGCACTGCTTATCTCGTTTATTACTTCCTTTATATCTAGTGATTTCTCTTTACTCCAGCTTGATAAGATTCCCTTTGCTCTTTCTATGATTTTTTTAAGTTTTTCGGCCCTAATGTCTTCTATTTCTATCAGTTCAAATTTTGAATTATATGGTCCTACCTTGTCTACGCTTTCAACCATTGCAGCAATTAACGCGGTCTCAATCCTGTCTAAGTTAGATGGTATTATTATTTCCCCTTCGCTTTTCCCTCCTTTAGTTTTAATCTCTACGATAATTCTTCCTAATCTTCCTTTATCTTGTAACTCTCTTAGGTCAAATTCGTCTCCAAATAAGTTTTCAGTTTGACCAAATATTGCGCCTATTACATCAGTTTTTTCGACAATACCTTCTACTTCAAATCTTAACTTTATATCATATTTCATTTGGAAGCTCACCTTTACATTACCTTGTTACACTTTTAGATATCTTCTGAATCATTTCCTCGAATTCGGGTTTCCTTTCTAAACTCTTTCTTATAGGTTCTAATATCTCATTTAATCTTCTCGCAGTAGCCTTCTTTAAATCCATCGGATGTATTTTTCCTTCAATATAAGCCCTTTCTAACTCCTCGTAATCCTTAAATTCAACGTCTCCACCATATCTAATATCTCTTTCAATCTTTACAAAATTATAACGTGGAAATATAATATACTTCAATATTTGAAGAATTGGATTATTTTCTGCTACACCTTTAGGACAATATGCACCCATTATCTTTCTCTCTACATCCTCTCTACTATCACTAACGAAAATCGCAGATTCTGGCTTTGACTTGCTCATCTTTATCTCAGCTTGTATGTCATCTTCTTCCATTCCCTCCGTTATGCTCATTCTCTGCCCTCCTTGAAGCCCAACTAAAAGTGGTGTATGTATCGATACTATCTTCTTCTTGCCCATTTTTTCTGCTACATCTCTTGCTAGCATGTGGGCTTTTCTCTGATCTGTTCCTCCTAGTGCAATATCTAAATCTAGGTAAAATATGTCACTAACTTGCATGGCTGGATATATCAGTTTTGATGCGTCTATTTCCGCTTCTTCTGCTCTTCTTCCCATTATTGTTAGTGCTCTTTTTATTCTTGCTAGACTAGCGTTCTTAGCTACTTTTATTACAAGAGCCCAATAATCTTTCTCCTTAACCATATCGTCAGCATCAACTATGTTTAACTTAGTTATGTCAACTCCGTAATTTTTTATTACTTCAACTGTGTAATCAGCTGCCATCTTTATTAGGTTTAGATCTCCACCTAACTTATCGTTAATCCACGCATGCCAAGTTGCTCTTAATAGGGTCATATTAACGCCTGCTTCTACTAAATCTTTCACTTTTTGCGTCCATATCAACCATCCAATGTGAAAGAGCCCACTTGGCTCAAATCCTATATAACCTTTTAATTTCTCTTTAGATTCTAATTTTTTCCTTAACTCATCTATAGTTATTATTTCAGCTGCATTTCTCGTTATAAGCTGTAACCTTTGATCGATACTCATAATCAGTTTCCCCAAAAAGTAAAAAGAAGTTTAAGTAAAAAAGCGCTAATCATCTTTGATTTGTTTCAAAAAGAGAACAACTGGGTGCGTATTTCCCAGCTTTTTCTCGAGATCATCTATTACATATTCAAAATCTAGGTCCGTCTCAAGTATTCTCCTTAGAAGTACTTTGATGAATAAGTAACTGTTTAACATTACTTTTTCATTTAAAACAAATTTGTGATCACTATCATCTTCATCTTTAAATAATTTAAACATAGTATAGTTATTACTATTATTGTTATTTGCCATTAAATTGTAAATGTAATCATCTACTAGTTTTTGAATACAACTTTCACTTTCACAATCATATAACTTTTCAAAAGGAGGTTTGTTTGTGGGTGGCAATTTTTGTCCCATATTTATTACGCTAATACTACTAAAAAAGCTATTATTATCCCGTTATTTTACGATAAACACGACCTTAATCACTACACAGATTCCTTTTGGTTACTAGCTGAAAAAATTAAGATATAGTAGTTTACTCTTATTGTATTTTAAAACCAAATACATCTAATCGTGTGATGGGAAAAATATATTATAATGGCATTACATTTTGCGTTTAATGGATTTGGAGGGAATAGTGAGAAGACTTTATCCAGACGTTGAAAAGGCAAAAACGAAACTAATAGATGAAATAAGGTTCTATAAGGGTGATAGGTATAATGTGGAGGAGATCTCTAACGTTATTTTGACTGAGGTTATAAATTCCATGAAAGCTGATAGCATATTTGGTTTTCCTAAAACTAACATAAAAGCTGGAGAAGCAGGATTAGGATCTAGAGGTATAGGAGATAATTTAATACATACCAAGTTATTTGAATTGGCTGGTAAACAAATCGAAGAATATGATGACGCGGGAATAAGGGAAAACATAGTTGTTTCTATAGATGGTATTCATTCGAGGCTCTCTTATTTCCCGTTCCTAGCTGGTTTCTATG includes:
- a CDS encoding DNA-directed DNA polymerase, encoding MIKDFFILDFSYEIKDNIPLIYIWSIDDEGNSCVVVERNFKPYFYVVYEGNGDEIIENIRKNCEVLLITKVKRKYLGNVVDALLVQTFTPTQIKRCREKISRINGIKSIFDADIRFTMRYSIDFDLRPFTWFKAEVSEVKLEGFRAKKVYILDKILSHYEGKIPELRAIGIDFQIYSKYGSLNPRKDPIVVLSLWSKEGSMQFSLDESMDDLKIIRKFVDYILNYDPDIIYVFDVDVFHWKYITERANSLGVKIDIGRKIGSEVSQGTYGHYSISGRLNVDLVGLLMNERLTGHIDLIEVANYLGISPKRDSLNWYEISRYWDDEKNRDLVKQYSLENAKSIYLLGNFLLSPYSELVKIIGLPLDKLSVASWGNRIEASLIRTAAKSEELIPIRMDNPNRSSKIKKTVIEPKIGIYSDVYVLDISSVYLSVIRKFNISPDTLVKGQCDDCYVSTISNYKFKKEPSGLYKTFLEELSNIQDTRKSKVIEELMSSFYDYIHWINSRWYSREIASAVDELSYEIGKLVIDLIKNSGFEVILANDFLVFVKGGSGDKLNELIFKINSLYDLNLKVRKIYRSLLILGNDRYAGLLEGDKIDIARIGKEDRDLCELVRNVKRKVVEEILISKDVKKAVKLVKSAVIKLRRGEFDIGELITWVHIEKDFSEYDKQLPFVVAARKAIQSGYLISKDSRIGYLIVKGHGSVHDRAEPFFFVKEKNRIDIEYYVDQLLRESLKVLTPLGVSEESLKKTNITDILDMFGASKKK
- the dnaG gene encoding DNA primase DnaG, whose amino-acid sequence is MKYDIKLRFEVEGIVEKTDVIGAIFGQTENLFGDEFDLRELQDKGRLGRIIVEIKTKGGKSEGEIIIPSNLDRIETALIAAMVESVDKVGPYNSKFELIEIEDIRAEKLKKIIERAKGILSSWSKEKSLDIKEVINEISSAVKVGEITEYGPERLPAGPDVDKDPNLIIVEGRADVINLLRYGYKNVIAVEGATSRIPETVVSLSKMKKTVIAFLDGDHGGDLILKELLSNNVKIDFVARAPVGREVEELTGKEIAKALSNMMPLTQYLKKIQEAEQAIAKNVIAKEEKPIQPEATQQLVQITLPQNVLEEIKKLPGTLEGVLYDNNWNLIEKVQVRDIIPKLEAYEDNKVAYIVFDGVITQRLLDLASQKNIKMIIGARIGGINKRPQNVDILTFTDIISS
- a CDS encoding tyrosine--tRNA ligase gives rise to the protein MSIDQRLQLITRNAAEIITIDELRKKLESKEKLKGYIGFEPSGLFHIGWLIWTQKVKDLVEAGVNMTLLRATWHAWINDKLGGDLNLIKMAADYTVEVIKNYGVDITKLNIVDADDMVKEKDYWALVIKVAKNASLARIKRALTIMGRRAEEAEIDASKLIYPAMQVSDIFYLDLDIALGGTDQRKAHMLARDVAEKMGKKKIVSIHTPLLVGLQGGQRMSITEGMEEDDIQAEIKMSKSKPESAIFVSDSREDVERKIMGAYCPKGVAENNPILQILKYIIFPRYNFVKIERDIRYGGDVEFKDYEELERAYIEGKIHPMDLKKATARRLNEILEPIRKSLERKPEFEEMIQKISKSVTR